The genome window TGAAGAGTGCGACCTGGCGCTGGCCGGCGGCGTGTCCGTGCACGTGAAGCACCCGGAGGGCTACCCCTTCGTGCCCGGCGGCATCGTGTCCCCGGACGGCCACTGCCGCGCGTTCGACGCGAAGGCGGAGGGCACGGTGTTCGGCAGCGGCGTGGGCGTGGTGGTGCTCAAGCGGCTGGCGGACGCCATTGAAGACGGCGACCACATCCACGCCATCATCAAGGGCAGCGCCATCAACAACGACGGCGCGCTGAAGGTGGGCTTCACCGCCCCCAGCGTGGAAGGCCAGGCCACCGTCATCACCGAGGCCCTGGGCGCGGCGGGCGTGGCGCCGGAGACCATCGGCTACCTGGAAGCGCACGGTACCGGCACGAAGATGGGTGACCCCATCGAGGTGCGTGCACTCAACAAGGCGTTCAAGTTCCGCTCGGCGGCGGCGAAGGCGAACCCGCCCAGGATTCCGGTGGGCTCGCTCAAGAGCAACATCGGTCACCTGGCAAACGCGGCCGGCGTGTCCAGCCTCATCAAGGCAGTGCTGACGCTGGAGCAGCGGCAGATTCCGCCCAGCCTCCACGTGACGGAGGTGAACCCGGAGATTCCGTTCGCGGGCGGCCCGTTCTTCGTCAACACGAAGCTCACCGACTGGCAGGCGAACCCCAAGCATCCGCGCCGCGCGGGCGTGAGCTCCTTCGGCGTGGGCGGCACGAACGCGCACATCGTGTTGGAAGAGGCGCCTGTCCTTCCCGCGTCCGGCGCGTCCCGGCCCGCGCAGCTCCTGGTGCTGTCCGCGAAGAGCGACGCGGCGCTGGATGCCGCGACGCAGAACCTGGCCGCGCACCTCAAGGCGCACCCCGCGCAGGCGCTGGCGGACGTGGCCTTCACGCTCCAGACGGGCCGTCAGGCCATGGCGAAGCGGCGCGTGCTGGTGTGCCGTGACCGCGACGACGCGCTCGCCGCGCTGGAGGTGGAGGGCAGCCCCCGCCAGTGGACGAACACGCCGGACGTGCACGAGCGGCCGGTTGCGTTCCTGTTCCCCGGCCAGGGCTCGCAGTACGTGGGCATGGCGCGCGACCTGTACGCGTCCGAGCCGACCTTCAAGCGGCACCTGGACGCGTGCGCGGACAAGCTGACGCCGCACCTGGGCCTGGACCTGCGCACGGTCCTCTTCCCGGATGCATCCAAGGCGGAAGCGGCGACGCAGGCGCTGACGCGCACGGAACTGACGCAGCCCGCGCTCTTCGCCGTGGAGTACGCGCTGGCGAAGCTGTGGATGGCCTGGGGCGTGAAGCCCTCCGCGATGCTGGGGCACAGCATCGGTGAGTACGTGGCCGCGTGCCTCGCGGGCGTGTTCAGCCTGGATGACGCGCTGGCGCTGGTGGCCGCGCGCGGCAAGCTGATGCAGGGGCTGCCCTCGGGCGCCATGCTGTCCGCGAAGCTGGACGAGTCCGCGCTCAAGCCGCACCTCCCCGCGAACGTCAGCGTGGCGGCGGTGAACGCGCCGGGCTTCACCGTCGTGGCCGGTCCCACCGACGCGGTGGACGCGCTCCAGGCGAAGCTGGAGGCGCAGGGCGTGGAGGTGTCGCGGCTGCACACGTCGCACGCGTTCCACTCCGCGATGATGGACCCCATCCTCGCGCCCTTCACCGAGCGCGTGCGCCAGGTGAAGCTCAACGCGCCCACCCTGCCCTTCCTGTCCAACGTGACGGGCACCTGGATTGAAGCCGCGCAGGCGACGGACCCGGGCTACTGGGCCACGCACCTGCGTCAGGCCGTGCGCTTCTCCGTGGGACTCCAGGAGCTGTCGCGCAAGTGGCCGCAGGCGGCCCTGCTGGAGGTGGGCCCCGGCACGGTGCTCACCACGCTGGCGAAGCAGCAGCCGGGCGCGGAAGCGCGCGTACTCATCTCCTCCACGCGTCACCCGCGCGAGCAGGCGCCGGACCTCCAGGTGCTCCTGGGCGCGCTGGGCCGGCTGTGGCTGGGCGGCGTGACGGTGGACTGGAAGGGCTTCGCGGCCAATGAGCAGCGCCGCCGCGTGCCGCTGCCCACCTACCCCTTCCAGCGCGAGCGCTACTGGATCGACGCGAAGCCGCTGGGCGGCGGGGCCCGTACGGACGCGCCCGCGTCGCTGGCGAAGCGCTCGGACGTGGCGGACTGGTTCTACGCGCCGTCGTGGAAGCTGTCCCCGCTGCCCAAGGCGAAGGACGCGGCGGGCGCGGGCTGGCTGGTGCTCGCGGACGACACCGGCGTGGCGGAGGCCCTGGCGCCGAAGCTGGATGGAGACGTCTTCCGCGTCGTCCCCGGCGCGCGCTTCGAGCAGCGTCCGGACGGCACGTTCACGGTGGACCCGGCGCGCCGCGAGGACTTCTGCGCGGTGCTGGAGGCGCTGAAGAAGCAGGGCCGCGCGTTCTCCAACGTGGTGCACCTGTGGAGCCTGTCGCGCGAGCCTGTGTCCCAGGAGAAGTCGCTGGACCTGGGCTTCCACAGCCAGCTGTTCCTCGCCCGCGCCCTGGGCGACACGGGCCACATCGAGCCGCTCACCTGGTCCGTGGTGACCAGCCGCTCCGCCCGCGTGGAGCAGGCGGACGCGCAGCTGCCGGAGCAGTCCCTGCTGGTGGGCCCCTCGCGCGTGCTGCCGCAGGAGTACCCGAACCTCGCGTGCCGCTTCGTGGACGTGGTGCCCGGCGACGCAAGCGCGGTGGCGGACCGGCTGACCGCGGAGCTGCGCGCCGAACCGCGTGACGCGGTGGTGGCCCTGCGTGGCCGCCAGCGCTGGGTGCAGACCTTCGAGCCCGTGCGCCTGGAGGCGGCCGGCGCGGAGGTGCTGCGCGACGGCGGCGCGTACCTCATCACCGACGGTCTCACCGGCATCGGCCATGCGCTGGCATCCGAGCTGGCCACGGTGCACCACGCGAAGCTGACTTTGGTGGAGACGGCGGACTTCCCCAGCCGCGGTCAGTGGACGGCGTGGGTGGAGAAGCACGGCGTGGAGGACGCGGTGTCCCGCCGCATCCAGCGCGCGCTGGCCCTGGAGCGCACGGGCGTGGAGATGCTGGTGCTGCCGGCGTCCCTCACCGAAGTGGAGTCCATGCGCGGCGTGGTGGACGCGGCGGTGGCGCGCTTCGGCCGCATCGACGGCGTCATCCACGCGGCGGGCGGCATGCAGGGCGCCACGCTGGGCACCATCGCGGAGACGGGCCCGGACGAGTGCGCCTGGCACTTCCGCCCGCAGGTGCACGGCGTGCGGGTGCTGGAAGAGGTGCTCCCGAAGGAAGGCCCCGCGTTCTGCCTCCTCGTGTCGTCGCTGTCGTCCGTGCTGGGCGGCCTGGGCCAGGTGGCGCAGGCCTCCGCCAGCGCCTTCATGGACGCGTTCGCCGAAGCGCGCACGGAGGGCTTCGCGTACCCGTGGCTGAGCGTGGACTGGGACGCGTGGCAGTTCGCGGACGCGCAGGCCATGGCGGAGCTGTCCCCCACGCTGGCCCAGTTCGCCATCCAGCCCGCCGAAGGCCTGGAGGCGCTGCGCCGCGCGCTGTCGCATGGTGAGAGCGGCCGGCTGGCTGTCTCCACCGGTGACCTGGCCGCGCGCCGCCGTCAGGGGCCTCGTGCCGCGAAGACGGAGAAGGGCAAGAAGGACGCGGCGAAGGGCAACAAGCACGCGCGGCCCTCCATCCTCACGCCCTACGCCGCGCCTCGCACGGAGCTGGAGAAGACCGTCGCGGGCATCTGGGAGCAGGTGCTGGGAATCGGCGGCATCGGCATCAACGACAACTTCTTCGAGCTGGGCGGCCACTCGCTGCTGGCCACGCAGCTGCGCAACCACATCCACGCGGTGCTGAAGGTGGACCTGTCGCTGCGCGGCCTCTTCGAGACGCCCACCGTCGCGGGCGTCGCCGGGCGCGTGGAGCAGGAGCTGGGCAAGCGCGCGGCCTCCACGGAGAAGCCCATCGCGGAGCGCCTGCGCACCGCGTTCCCCACCGAGCGTCCTGCCCTGCTCACCGAGTACCTGCGCCACCACATCTCGGAAGGCCTGCGCATCCCGCTGGACAAGCTGCCCGCCGACGGCAGCCTCAAGGGCTACGACCTGCACGCGCTGGGCGCGGAGCTGGAATACGACCTGCGGCAGGACTTCAAGTTCCAGCTCTACCCGCACGAGGTGCAGGCGCACCCGTCCATCCCGGAGCTGTCCAAGTACCTGCTGGTGGAGATGGACCGCCTGCAGGACCCGCAGCGCTTCGCGGAGAACAAGCCGCTGTCCGCGTATCCGCTCAAGCCCTATCGCGCGCAGACGTCCGGCATGCAGCGCACCAACACGGCGAAGAAGAACCCGCCCATGGTGTTCGTGCACTCCAGCCCGCGCGCGGGCTCCACGCTGTTCCGCGTGATGCTCGCGGGACACCCGCGGCTGTTCTGCCCGCCTGAAGTGAACCTGCTCTTCTTCGAGGGCATGCGAGAGTGGCGCGAGAACATCGGCTTCGGCAGCGAGATGGAGTGGACCACGGGCGGCCTGCAGTGGGCGCTCATGGAGCTGGAGAAGCTGGACTCGCCCGCGGGCGCAGCGCTGGTGGACCGGCTGGTCGCGGATGACGTGTCCGCGCAGGACGTCTACCGCCGCCTCCAGGAGAAGTCCTCGCCCCGGCTGCTCGTGGACAAGACGCCCACGTACGCCATGGACGTGGAGACGCTGGAGCGCGCGGAGCGGATGTTCGAGGGCAACAAGTACATCTACCTCTACCGCCACCCGCTCCCGGTGATGGAGTCCATCCTCCGGATGCGCTTCGACCGCCTCTTCGCCGCCGGCCTCTTCGGCGACGCGGACGTAGACCCCTACGTGGTGGCGGAGACCGTGTGGGCCCTGTCCAACCGGAACCTGCTCAACTTCTTCGACGGCATCGGCCGCGAGCGCTGCCACTGGGTGCGCTACGAGGACCTGGTCGCGGACCCCACGAAGGTCATGACCGGCGTGGCCGAGTTCCTGGGGCTCGAGTTCGACGAGCGCATGGTCCAGCCGTACGACGGCAAGAAGGACCGCATGATGGGCGGCCTGGGCGACCCGAACATCCTCCAGCACCAGGGCATCGAGAAGAAGATGGGCGAGTCCTGGAAGCGCATCAAGTGGCCCCGCCCCTTCGACGCCTCCACCCACGCGGTGATTGAACGGCTGGGCTACTCCGTGGAGGGCGCCACGCCCACGCAGCCGCTGGTGACCGCGCAGCCGGTGGCCACGCCCGCCGCGAAGCAGAAGGTGTCCGCGGCGGAAGCGGAGAAGTTGCTGGAGAACATGGACCAGCTGTCGGACGAACAGGTGGCGGAGTTGCTCGCGGTGATGGAAGACGCGGGTGGCGGTGACGGTGGTAGCAGCAGCAGCGAGGACGCGGCCTGAACATGACGCCCGAAGAGAAGCGAGCACGCCTGGCGCAGCTCCTGAAGGACAAGTCGCGCCCTGCCTCGAAGCAGGCGCCCCTGTCCTTCGCGCAGGAGCGGATGTGGTTCCTGGACAAGTGGAGCCCCGGCAGCGCGGCCTTCCACATGCCCACTGCGGTGCGCCTCACCGGCACCGTGGACACGGACGCGCTGCGCCGCGCCCTGGCCCTGCTGGTGGAGCGGCACGACACGCTGCGCACCACCTTCCAGGAGCGCGAAGGCGGCGGCGCGCAGGTCATCGCGTCCACGGGCGAGGTGCCGCTGGAGGTGATGGACCTCCAGGGACTGCCGGTGACCGAGCGCGAGGCTGAAGCCCAGCGGCGCGTGGTCACGCTCGCGCAGCAGCCGTTCAGCCTGGAGCAGGGGCCGCTGCTGCGCGCGGTGCTGATGCTCCTGGGCAACGGTGAGCAGGTGCTGCTGGTGGATCAGCACCACATCGTCTCCGACGGTTGGTCCATGGGCGTGCTCGTGCACGAACTGGCCGTGCTGTACCGCGCGTGCCTGGAGGGCCAGCCCTCGCCGCTCAAGCCCCTGCCGCTGCAGTACGCGGACTGGGCGGCGTGGCAGAAGGAATGGCTCCAGGGCGCGGAGCTGGAGCGCCAGCTCACCTACTGGAAGAACCGGCTCAACCCCAACGCGCTGCTGGAGCTGCCCCAGGACAAGCCGCGTCCGGCGCTGATGAGCTCCAAGGGCGAGCGGCAGGTGATGCACCTGTCCCCCGCCCTCACCCAGGCGCTCAAGGCGCTGGGCCAGCGCGAGGGCCGCACGCTCTTCGTCACGCTGCTGTCCGCCTTCAACGTGCTGCTGTCGCGCTACACCGGGCAGGACGACATCGTGGTGGGCACGCCCATCGCGGGCCGTCCGCGCGCGGAGGTAGAGGGGCTCATCGGCCTGTTCGTGAACATGCTGGCGCTGCGCTCGGACCTGTCCGGCAAGCCCACGTTCAAGGAGCTGCTGAACCGCGTGCACGAGTCCACGCTGGACGCGTACGCGCACCAGGACATCCCCTTCGAGCGGCTGGTGGACGCGCTCAAGCCGGAGCGGCACCTCAGCCACTCGCCCATCTTCCAGGTGATGTTCGTCCTGCAGAACGCGCCCATGCCGGCCCTTGAGGCCCCGGGCCTGGTGATTGAGGCGAAGCCGGTGGACACCGGCACGACGAAGTACGACCTGTCGCTCCTGCTGGTGGACCTGCCGCAGGGCCTGCGCGTCATCGCCGAGTACAGCACCGACCTCTTCGAGCGCTCCACCGCGGAGCGGCTCCTGGGCCACTACTTGACGCTGCTCGAAGGCATCGTCGCGCAGCCGGACGTGCCCATCTCCCGCTTGCCGCTGCTGCCCGATGCCGAGCGGCAGCGCGTGATGAAGGACTGGAACGACACCGCCGTCACGCACCCGAAGGACGCGACGCTGACGTCGCTCATCGAGGCGCAGGTGGCGCGCACGCCGGACGCCGTCGCCCTGGAATTCGAGGGCAGCCACCTCACCTACCGCGAGCTGGACGCCCGCGCGAACCAACTGGCGCACGCGCTGCGCAAACACGGCGTGGGACCGGAAGTCCGCGTGGGATTGTGCGTGGAGCGCTCGCTGGAGATGGTGGTGGGCCTGCTGGGCACGCTGAAGGCGGGCGGCGCCTACGTGCCACTGGATCCGGGCTACCCGCAGGAGCGCCTGGGCTGGATGCTGGAGGACGCGCGTCCGCCGGTGCTACTGGTGCAGGAGCGGCTTCTCGCGCGGCTTCCGGCGTCGGATGCGAAGGTGGTGAAGCTGGACACGGGCTGGGAGGAGATTGCCCGCGAGCCCACCACCGCGCCCGCGCCGACCGCCACGCCGGACTCGCTGGCGTACATCATCTTCACGTCTGGCAGCACGGGCCGACCCAAGGGCGCGATGAACGCGCACGGCCCGGTGGTGAACCGCCTGTTGTGGATGCAGTCCGCCTACCGGCTCACG of Corallococcus exiguus contains these proteins:
- a CDS encoding non-ribosomal peptide synthetase — its product is MTPEEKRARLAQLLKDKSRPASKQAPLSFAQERMWFLDKWSPGSAAFHMPTAVRLTGTVDTDALRRALALLVERHDTLRTTFQEREGGGAQVIASTGEVPLEVMDLQGLPVTEREAEAQRRVVTLAQQPFSLEQGPLLRAVLMLLGNGEQVLLVDQHHIVSDGWSMGVLVHELAVLYRACLEGQPSPLKPLPLQYADWAAWQKEWLQGAELERQLTYWKNRLNPNALLELPQDKPRPALMSSKGERQVMHLSPALTQALKALGQREGRTLFVTLLSAFNVLLSRYTGQDDIVVGTPIAGRPRAEVEGLIGLFVNMLALRSDLSGKPTFKELLNRVHESTLDAYAHQDIPFERLVDALKPERHLSHSPIFQVMFVLQNAPMPALEAPGLVIEAKPVDTGTTKYDLSLLLVDLPQGLRVIAEYSTDLFERSTAERLLGHYLTLLEGIVAQPDVPISRLPLLPDAERQRVMKDWNDTAVTHPKDATLTSLIEAQVARTPDAVALEFEGSHLTYRELDARANQLAHALRKHGVGPEVRVGLCVERSLEMVVGLLGTLKAGGAYVPLDPGYPQERLGWMLEDARPPVLLVQERLLARLPASDAKVVKLDTGWEEIAREPTTAPAPTATPDSLAYIIFTSGSTGRPKGAMNAHGPVVNRLLWMQSAYRLTPQDVVLQKTPFSFDVSVWEFFWPLMTGAKLVVAKPGGHQDPGYLKSLIASASVTTLHFVPSMLQAFLDEPGVAECTSLKRVVCSGEALPLELKELCLRTLPGAGLHNLYGPTEAAVDVTFHACQANDGRRSVPIGRPVDNTQIRILDAEFQPVPQGAAGELYIGGVQVGRGYLARPSLTAERFIPDPYATVPGARMYRTGDVARWLPDGEIEYLGRADFQVKIRGLRIELGEIESSLEKHPTVRQAVVLAREDRPGQKRLVAYVTGKDAKPEGAALRTYLLERLPEYMVPSNIVVLERMPLSPNGKADRKALPAPESGGADPSRPFVAPGTAIEQQIAQAWKDLLHVEQVGLDDPFFELGGNSLLALQLHRRLTAELGVTLALTDLFQYPTVRALAARLSRREDTPSEDAAQAGRSRAEARRTVNRRAGASRGRVETDGDADE
- a CDS encoding type I polyketide synthase produces the protein MSAESNIDAQAIAIVGMAGRFPGAPDLDSFWKNLRDGVESIQPVPDAELEKLGVDPVLRKDPRHVKASAALAGMELFDAGFFGFTPREAELMDPQQRVFLECAWEALEKAGHTPEGFDGSIGVFAGAATNTYLVFHLVPNFDQLSGMDQVQIDVNNGGDFLATRVAYKLNLRGPSYSITSACSTSLVATHAACQSLLNEECDLALAGGVSVHVKHPEGYPFVPGGIVSPDGHCRAFDAKAEGTVFGSGVGVVVLKRLADAIEDGDHIHAIIKGSAINNDGALKVGFTAPSVEGQATVITEALGAAGVAPETIGYLEAHGTGTKMGDPIEVRALNKAFKFRSAAAKANPPRIPVGSLKSNIGHLANAAGVSSLIKAVLTLEQRQIPPSLHVTEVNPEIPFAGGPFFVNTKLTDWQANPKHPRRAGVSSFGVGGTNAHIVLEEAPVLPASGASRPAQLLVLSAKSDAALDAATQNLAAHLKAHPAQALADVAFTLQTGRQAMAKRRVLVCRDRDDALAALEVEGSPRQWTNTPDVHERPVAFLFPGQGSQYVGMARDLYASEPTFKRHLDACADKLTPHLGLDLRTVLFPDASKAEAATQALTRTELTQPALFAVEYALAKLWMAWGVKPSAMLGHSIGEYVAACLAGVFSLDDALALVAARGKLMQGLPSGAMLSAKLDESALKPHLPANVSVAAVNAPGFTVVAGPTDAVDALQAKLEAQGVEVSRLHTSHAFHSAMMDPILAPFTERVRQVKLNAPTLPFLSNVTGTWIEAAQATDPGYWATHLRQAVRFSVGLQELSRKWPQAALLEVGPGTVLTTLAKQQPGAEARVLISSTRHPREQAPDLQVLLGALGRLWLGGVTVDWKGFAANEQRRRVPLPTYPFQRERYWIDAKPLGGGARTDAPASLAKRSDVADWFYAPSWKLSPLPKAKDAAGAGWLVLADDTGVAEALAPKLDGDVFRVVPGARFEQRPDGTFTVDPARREDFCAVLEALKKQGRAFSNVVHLWSLSREPVSQEKSLDLGFHSQLFLARALGDTGHIEPLTWSVVTSRSARVEQADAQLPEQSLLVGPSRVLPQEYPNLACRFVDVVPGDASAVADRLTAELRAEPRDAVVALRGRQRWVQTFEPVRLEAAGAEVLRDGGAYLITDGLTGIGHALASELATVHHAKLTLVETADFPSRGQWTAWVEKHGVEDAVSRRIQRALALERTGVEMLVLPASLTEVESMRGVVDAAVARFGRIDGVIHAAGGMQGATLGTIAETGPDECAWHFRPQVHGVRVLEEVLPKEGPAFCLLVSSLSSVLGGLGQVAQASASAFMDAFAEARTEGFAYPWLSVDWDAWQFADAQAMAELSPTLAQFAIQPAEGLEALRRALSHGESGRLAVSTGDLAARRRQGPRAAKTEKGKKDAAKGNKHARPSILTPYAAPRTELEKTVAGIWEQVLGIGGIGINDNFFELGGHSLLATQLRNHIHAVLKVDLSLRGLFETPTVAGVAGRVEQELGKRAASTEKPIAERLRTAFPTERPALLTEYLRHHISEGLRIPLDKLPADGSLKGYDLHALGAELEYDLRQDFKFQLYPHEVQAHPSIPELSKYLLVEMDRLQDPQRFAENKPLSAYPLKPYRAQTSGMQRTNTAKKNPPMVFVHSSPRAGSTLFRVMLAGHPRLFCPPEVNLLFFEGMREWRENIGFGSEMEWTTGGLQWALMELEKLDSPAGAALVDRLVADDVSAQDVYRRLQEKSSPRLLVDKTPTYAMDVETLERAERMFEGNKYIYLYRHPLPVMESILRMRFDRLFAAGLFGDADVDPYVVAETVWALSNRNLLNFFDGIGRERCHWVRYEDLVADPTKVMTGVAEFLGLEFDERMVQPYDGKKDRMMGGLGDPNILQHQGIEKKMGESWKRIKWPRPFDASTHAVIERLGYSVEGATPTQPLVTAQPVATPAAKQKVSAAEAEKLLENMDQLSDEQVAELLAVMEDAGGGDGGSSSSEDAA